A genomic window from Cupriavidus basilensis includes:
- the clpA gene encoding ATP-dependent Clp protease ATP-binding subunit ClpA produces the protein MIAQELEVSLHMAFVEARQARHEFITVEHLLLALLDNPTAAEVLRACAANIEDLRTSLKNFIADNTPVVPGTDEVDTQPTLGFQRVIQRAIMHVQSTSNGKKEVTGANVLVAIFGEKDSHAVYYLQQQGVTRLDVVNFISHGIRKDQAEPAKHGDGTAEGEGGDGKESPLEQFTQNLNTLAKAGKIDPLIGRESEVERVVQVLCRRRKNNPLLVGEAGVGKTAIAEGLAWRITKNEVPDILEKAVVYSLDMGALLAGTKYRGDFEQRLKGVLKSLKDNPNAILFIDEIHTLIGAGAASGGTLDASNLLKPALSSGQLKCIGATTFTEYRGIFEKDAALSRRFQKIDVVEPSVDQTVQILRGLKSRFEEHHGVKYAAAALTAAAELSARFITDRHLPDKAIDVIDEAGAAQRILPKSKQKKTIGKGEIEDIVSRIARIPPQSVNQDDRSKLQTLDRDLKSVVFGQEPAIEALASAIKMSRAGLGKTDKPIGSFLFSGPTGVGKTEVAKQLAFIMGIELLRFDMSEYMERHAVSRLIGAPPGYVGFDQGGLLTEAVTKKPHCVLLLDEIEKAHPDIFNILLQVMDHGALTDNNGRRADFRNVIIIMTTNAGAETMNRATIGFTSSREQGDEMVDIKRMFTPEFRNRLDAIISFRSLDEEIILRVVDKFLMQLEEQLHEKKVEASFSDHLRKFLAKKGFDPLMGARPMQRLIQDLIRKALADELLFGKLVSGGRVVVDLDEQDQIKLDFAEAAAEPPEAPENEKAEV, from the coding sequence ATGATTGCGCAAGAATTGGAAGTCAGCCTGCACATGGCGTTTGTTGAAGCCCGGCAGGCACGCCACGAGTTTATAACCGTGGAGCACCTGCTACTGGCGTTGCTTGACAACCCCACGGCAGCGGAAGTCTTGCGCGCCTGCGCAGCCAATATTGAGGATTTGCGCACCAGTCTGAAGAACTTCATCGCGGACAACACGCCCGTGGTGCCTGGTACCGACGAGGTGGATACCCAGCCAACGCTGGGCTTCCAGCGCGTTATCCAGCGCGCCATCATGCATGTCCAGTCCACTTCCAACGGCAAGAAGGAAGTGACCGGGGCCAATGTCCTGGTGGCGATCTTTGGCGAGAAGGACTCGCACGCGGTGTACTACCTCCAGCAGCAGGGCGTGACCCGGCTGGACGTGGTCAATTTCATCAGCCATGGCATCCGCAAGGACCAGGCCGAGCCTGCCAAGCATGGCGACGGCACGGCCGAGGGCGAAGGCGGTGATGGCAAGGAGAGTCCGCTCGAGCAGTTCACCCAGAACCTGAACACGCTGGCCAAGGCCGGCAAGATCGATCCGCTGATCGGCCGCGAGAGCGAGGTTGAGCGGGTGGTCCAGGTGCTGTGCCGCCGGCGCAAGAACAACCCGTTGCTGGTGGGCGAGGCGGGCGTCGGCAAGACAGCGATCGCCGAAGGCCTGGCTTGGCGCATCACCAAGAACGAAGTGCCCGACATCCTCGAGAAGGCGGTCGTGTACTCGCTCGACATGGGCGCGCTGCTGGCCGGCACCAAGTACCGCGGGGACTTCGAGCAGCGCCTCAAGGGCGTGCTCAAGTCGCTCAAGGACAATCCGAACGCGATCCTGTTCATCGACGAGATCCACACGCTGATCGGCGCGGGCGCCGCTTCGGGCGGGACGCTGGACGCCAGCAACTTGCTCAAGCCGGCACTGTCGTCGGGCCAGCTCAAGTGCATCGGCGCGACCACCTTCACCGAATACCGAGGCATCTTCGAGAAGGACGCGGCCCTGTCGCGCCGTTTCCAGAAGATTGACGTGGTGGAGCCGTCGGTCGACCAGACCGTGCAGATCCTGCGCGGCCTGAAGTCGCGCTTCGAAGAGCACCATGGCGTCAAGTACGCGGCTGCGGCGCTGACTGCGGCGGCCGAGTTGTCGGCGCGCTTCATCACCGACCGCCACCTGCCGGACAAGGCCATCGATGTGATTGATGAGGCTGGTGCGGCCCAACGCATCCTGCCCAAGTCCAAGCAGAAGAAGACCATCGGCAAGGGCGAGATCGAGGACATCGTTTCGCGTATCGCGCGCATCCCGCCGCAGAGCGTCAATCAGGATGACCGCAGCAAGCTGCAGACCCTGGATCGTGACCTGAAATCGGTGGTGTTCGGCCAGGAGCCGGCCATCGAGGCGCTGGCTTCGGCCATCAAGATGTCGCGTGCCGGCCTGGGCAAGACGGACAAGCCGATCGGCTCCTTCCTGTTCTCCGGCCCGACCGGGGTGGGCAAGACCGAAGTGGCCAAGCAGCTTGCCTTCATCATGGGCATCGAGCTGCTGCGCTTCGACATGTCCGAATACATGGAACGCCATGCGGTGAGCCGGCTGATCGGCGCGCCGCCGGGATATGTGGGCTTTGACCAGGGCGGCCTGCTGACCGAGGCCGTCACCAAGAAGCCGCACTGCGTGCTGCTGCTGGACGAAATCGAGAAGGCGCATCCGGATATTTTCAATATCCTGCTGCAGGTGATGGACCATGGCGCGCTGACCGATAACAATGGCCGCCGCGCTGACTTCCGCAACGTGATCATCATCATGACCACCAATGCGGGAGCGGAAACCATGAACCGCGCCACCATCGGCTTCACGTCCTCGCGCGAGCAGGGCGACGAGATGGTCGACATCAAGCGCATGTTCACGCCGGAGTTCCGTAACCGGCTGGATGCCATCATCAGCTTCCGCTCGCTCGACGAGGAAATCATCCTCCGCGTGGTCGACAAGTTCCTGATGCAGCTTGAGGAGCAGCTTCACGAGAAGAAGGTGGAAGCCAGCTTCAGCGACCACCTGCGCAAGTTCCTCGCCAAGAAGGGTTTCGACCCGCTGATGGGCGCGCGGCCGATGCAGCGCCTGATCCAGGACCTGATCCGCAAGGCGCTGGCTGACGAACTCCTGTTCGGCAAGCTGGTGTCCGGTGGCCGGGTGGTGGTGGATCTCGACGAGCAGGACCAGATCAAGCTGGACTTTGCCGAGGCTGCCGCGGAACCGCCGGAAGCGCCGGAAAACGAGAAAGCGGAAGTCTAG
- the clpS gene encoding ATP-dependent Clp protease adapter ClpS, which translates to MATRLANVPQREAGTVLERKEQALKPPAMYKVLLLNDDFTPMEFVVMILQQYFSRDRETATQIMLTVHREGKGVCGIYTRDIAATKVELVSTHARQAGHPLQCVMEEA; encoded by the coding sequence ATGGCTACACGGCTGGCAAATGTCCCACAACGCGAAGCAGGCACCGTACTGGAGCGGAAAGAGCAGGCGCTCAAACCGCCCGCCATGTACAAGGTGTTGCTGCTGAATGACGACTTCACCCCGATGGAGTTCGTCGTGATGATCCTGCAGCAGTATTTCAGCAGGGACCGGGAGACGGCAACGCAGATCATGTTGACCGTCCACCGGGAGGGTAAGGGGGTCTGCGGCATCTATACCAGGGATATCGCAGCAACGAAGGTCGAGCTGGTGTCAACCCACGCACGGCAGGCGGGTCATCCGTTGCAGTGCGTGATGGAGGAAGCATGA
- a CDS encoding cold-shock protein, producing the protein MASGIVKWFNDAKGFGFIKPDDGEEELFAHFSAIQMNGFKTLKEGQRVSFEIIQGPKGKQATNIQDHA; encoded by the coding sequence ATGGCAAGCGGTATCGTCAAATGGTTCAATGACGCCAAGGGCTTTGGGTTCATCAAGCCGGACGACGGCGAAGAAGAACTGTTTGCGCACTTTTCGGCCATCCAGATGAATGGCTTCAAGACCCTGAAAGAGGGTCAGCGCGTATCCTTCGAAATCATCCAGGGCCCCAAGGGCAAACAAGCCACCAATATCCAGGATCACGCCTGA
- a CDS encoding type II toxin-antitoxin system mRNA interferase toxin, RelE/StbE family, protein MFPQADDAPFGPEWLDHALMGGWADHRECQVGGDFLLIYWLDSAGTGGQDILRLMPYISRCMNVRNQPKLCKKPPKSYKNDRKSMRNRSGRLTGATRPNKKPGIDLTGLFIGCVTYCCPACVLWGGAGRSRSGGDPPHPVVAASSSTGWCGRAPNPQA, encoded by the coding sequence ATCTTTCCACAGGCCGACGACGCGCCGTTCGGGCCTGAGTGGCTGGACCATGCCCTCATGGGCGGCTGGGCCGACCATCGCGAATGCCAAGTTGGCGGCGACTTCCTGTTGATCTACTGGCTGGATAGTGCCGGCACTGGAGGGCAAGATATTTTGCGTCTAATGCCGTACATTTCGAGGTGTATGAACGTGCGGAACCAGCCAAAATTGTGCAAAAAGCCACCAAAGAGCTACAAAAACGACCGGAAATCAATGAGGAATCGAAGTGGCAGGCTAACAGGCGCGACCAGGCCAAACAAAAAGCCCGGCATTGACCTGACCGGGCTTTTTATCGGATGCGTTACGTACTGCTGTCCAGCCTGCGTACTTTGGGGCGGGGCAGGCCGATCCCGTTCCGGGGGTGACCCCCCGCATCCTGTCGTGGCCGCCTCAAGCTCTACCGGCTGGTGCGGCCGCGCACCGAATCCTCAGGCGTGA
- a CDS encoding thioesterase domain-containing protein, giving the protein MQPIKTMQIPLTPIEKRAPVKVYLLRPRGTLYWGGAGLDGGYVRPQLEAFRKAGVTHCFAGLTNSATADLPKGTAYAFAGTLVDAIRSGLAIRSRDDGEWTITSGMAAEAPQFNLIGYSYGSLLAAQTAWSYARAGHVIDHLVLVGSPIEAGFLADLRSHKGIRKTTVINLTEYGDPIYAGMPWAELAVAAPLLGKQMIADKGEGHFYYAHVMPDSPRRWTAPAQRVADEGLR; this is encoded by the coding sequence ATGCAACCAATCAAAACGATGCAAATTCCATTGACTCCGATTGAGAAGCGCGCGCCTGTGAAGGTCTATCTGTTGCGGCCTCGCGGGACTCTGTATTGGGGTGGGGCCGGACTTGATGGAGGCTACGTGCGGCCGCAACTCGAGGCATTCCGGAAGGCCGGGGTTACCCACTGCTTTGCAGGCCTTACAAACTCGGCGACTGCCGATCTTCCCAAGGGCACGGCCTATGCATTTGCGGGCACGTTGGTTGATGCCATTCGGTCCGGTCTGGCCATCCGCTCACGCGATGACGGGGAATGGACAATCACAAGCGGCATGGCGGCAGAGGCTCCCCAATTCAATCTGATAGGTTACAGCTATGGGTCACTGCTAGCGGCTCAGACGGCATGGTCTTATGCTCGTGCCGGGCACGTGATTGATCATCTCGTATTGGTGGGGTCACCTATCGAGGCAGGGTTTCTCGCCGATCTGCGCAGCCACAAGGGTATTCGCAAGACCACTGTAATCAATCTGACTGAGTATGGAGATCCGATTTACGCCGGGATGCCATGGGCAGAGCTTGCTGTGGCGGCACCGTTGCTCGGCAAACAAATGATTGCAGACAAAGGGGAAGGGCATTTCTACTATGCGCATGTAATGCCAGACAGCCCGCGTCGTTGGACCGCCCCAGCGCAGCGAGTTGCTGACGAAGGGCTCCGATGA
- a CDS encoding PAAR domain-containing protein encodes MMRRVACVGDRLSPDGVILPYDGPVFTIGDGAGHQIALIGGQAYCEACKTTGIIAKAGGPSRISFMGETAADGDIVLCKCPTHPSIIATLAGETWCDDEADSAGMASVQEVIAGTTDFPAAAPFLASNPRHDQQVQLLDENSGQPLARRRYRHHRRWRID; translated from the coding sequence ATGATGCGCAGAGTTGCGTGTGTGGGCGACAGGCTTTCACCAGATGGCGTCATCCTCCCGTATGACGGGCCAGTTTTCACTATTGGCGACGGTGCCGGCCACCAGATAGCGCTTATCGGTGGGCAAGCCTACTGCGAAGCCTGCAAGACCACCGGCATCATTGCAAAGGCTGGCGGACCGAGCCGTATTAGCTTCATGGGCGAGACGGCGGCTGATGGCGATATCGTGCTCTGCAAGTGCCCGACACATCCGAGCATTATCGCCACTCTCGCCGGCGAGACTTGGTGCGACGACGAAGCCGACAGTGCTGGAATGGCAAGCGTGCAGGAAGTTATCGCGGGCACAACTGATTTCCCAGCAGCGGCGCCCTTCCTGGCCTCTAATCCCCGTCACGACCAACAGGTGCAACTTCTGGACGAAAACTCCGGCCAACCCCTGGCACGCCGGCGCTACCGCCATCACAGGCGATGGCGGATCGATTGA
- the icd gene encoding NADP-dependent isocitrate dehydrogenase, which yields MYQHIKVPAGEKITVNQDFSLNVPDNPIIPFIEGDGTGLDITPVMIKVVDAAVAKAYGGKRKISWMEIYAGEKSTKVYGPDVWLPEETLEVLKDYVVSIKGPLTTPVGGGIRSLNVALRQQLDLYVCLRPVAYFKGVPSPVREPQKIDMVIFRENSEDIYAGIEWEAESDQAKKLIAFLQNEMGVKKIRFPDTSGIGVKPVSKQGTKRLVRKAIQYAIDNDKPSVTIVHKGNIMKFTEGGFRDWAYELAQQEFGAELIDGGPWCKFKNPKTGREIVIKDAIADAFLQQILLRPAEYSVIATLNLNGDYISDALAAQVGGIGIAPGANLSDSVAMFEATHGTAPKYAGKDYVNPGSEILSAEMMLRHMGWTEAADLIISSMEKSILSKKVTYDFARLLEGATQVSCSGFGQVMIDNM from the coding sequence ATGTATCAACACATCAAGGTTCCGGCCGGCGAAAAGATCACGGTCAACCAGGATTTTTCGCTGAATGTTCCGGACAATCCGATCATTCCATTCATCGAAGGCGACGGTACGGGCCTGGATATCACCCCGGTGATGATCAAGGTTGTCGATGCAGCCGTGGCCAAGGCCTACGGTGGCAAGCGCAAGATCTCCTGGATGGAGATCTACGCCGGCGAGAAGTCGACCAAGGTGTATGGCCCAGACGTGTGGCTGCCTGAAGAAACCCTGGAAGTCCTCAAGGACTACGTGGTGTCCATCAAGGGCCCGCTGACCACGCCGGTTGGCGGCGGCATCCGCTCGCTCAACGTGGCGCTGCGCCAGCAGCTGGACCTGTACGTCTGCCTGCGCCCCGTGGCCTACTTCAAGGGCGTGCCCTCGCCGGTGCGCGAGCCGCAAAAGATCGACATGGTGATCTTCCGCGAGAACTCGGAAGACATCTACGCCGGGATCGAATGGGAAGCGGAAAGCGACCAGGCCAAGAAACTGATCGCCTTCCTGCAGAACGAAATGGGCGTGAAGAAGATCCGCTTCCCGGATACCTCGGGCATCGGCGTCAAGCCGGTCTCCAAGCAAGGCACCAAGCGTCTGGTGCGCAAGGCCATCCAGTACGCGATCGACAACGACAAGCCGTCGGTGACCATCGTGCACAAGGGCAACATCATGAAGTTCACCGAAGGTGGCTTCCGTGACTGGGCCTACGAGCTGGCACAGCAGGAATTCGGCGCCGAGCTGATCGACGGCGGCCCGTGGTGCAAGTTCAAGAACCCGAAGACCGGCCGCGAAATTGTCATCAAGGACGCCATCGCCGACGCCTTCCTGCAGCAGATCCTGCTGCGTCCGGCTGAATATTCGGTGATCGCCACGCTGAACCTGAACGGCGACTATATCTCCGACGCGCTGGCGGCCCAGGTTGGCGGCATCGGCATTGCCCCGGGCGCCAACCTGTCGGATTCCGTGGCCATGTTCGAAGCCACCCACGGCACCGCACCAAAGTACGCCGGCAAGGACTATGTGAACCCGGGTTCCGAAATCCTCTCCGCGGAAATGATGCTGCGCCACATGGGCTGGACCGAAGCCGCCGACCTGATCATTTCCTCGATGGAGAAGTCCATCCTGTCGAAGAAGGTCACTTATGACTTCGCCCGTTTGCTCGAAGGCGCGACACAGGTGTCGTGCTCGGGCTTTGGGCAGGTGATGATCGACAATATGTAA
- a CDS encoding pseudouridine synthase: MTLIALNKPFGTMSQFSAHPSRPTLADCVQRPGVYPAGRLDADSEGLLLLTDDGILQARIADPHHKLPKTYLAQVENVPGEAALAHLRSGVDLGDFRTLPARARCIDEPDFLWPRHPPVRFRAAIPTQWLELEIREGKNRQVRRMTAAVGFPTLRLVRVQIGMLDLRTLGLAPGQWCEIDPSALGLEAVAVTAPRPRAIVRGGGGGSGAAPIPAQRRRARPRARSYKY; encoded by the coding sequence ATGACGCTGATCGCACTGAACAAACCCTTCGGCACCATGAGCCAGTTCTCCGCGCACCCGTCGCGCCCGACTCTCGCCGACTGCGTGCAGCGGCCCGGCGTGTATCCGGCGGGAAGGCTCGATGCCGACAGCGAAGGCCTGCTGCTGCTGACCGATGATGGCATCCTGCAGGCGCGCATCGCCGATCCGCACCACAAACTGCCCAAGACGTATCTGGCCCAGGTCGAAAACGTGCCCGGCGAAGCTGCGCTGGCGCACCTGCGCAGTGGCGTCGACCTCGGAGACTTCCGCACGCTGCCGGCGCGAGCGCGCTGCATCGACGAGCCAGATTTTCTGTGGCCACGCCATCCGCCGGTGCGGTTTCGCGCCGCCATCCCGACCCAATGGCTGGAACTCGAGATCCGCGAGGGCAAGAACCGCCAGGTGCGCCGCATGACCGCGGCAGTGGGATTTCCGACCTTGCGCCTGGTGCGCGTGCAAATTGGCATGCTCGACCTGCGCACGCTCGGGCTCGCGCCGGGGCAATGGTGCGAGATCGACCCGAGCGCGCTCGGTCTGGAAGCCGTAGCCGTAACCGCACCACGCCCCCGCGCGATCGTGCGCGGGGGCGGGGGCGGATCGGGGGCGGCACCCATCCCGGCGCAGCGGCGCCGCGCACGCCCTCGCGCAAGAAGTTACAAATATTAA
- a CDS encoding DUF192 domain-containing protein, with amino-acid sequence MRPLLKNLLVSGCSLAAMATACAQSPASLPVRQLTAGMYAIKAEIAATPEARELGLMYRKTMPANEGMLFVFEEKAGHCFWMKNTDLPLSIAFLADDGSIVNIEDMAPQTEDNHCPRAAVRYALEMNKGWFAQKGLKAGAKIGGLPQAR; translated from the coding sequence ATGCGCCCTTTGCTCAAGAACCTGCTCGTCAGCGGCTGCTCGCTCGCCGCCATGGCCACCGCCTGTGCCCAGTCCCCGGCCAGCCTGCCGGTCAGGCAACTCACCGCTGGCATGTACGCGATCAAGGCGGAAATCGCCGCCACGCCGGAAGCCCGCGAGCTCGGCCTGATGTACCGCAAGACCATGCCCGCCAACGAGGGCATGCTGTTCGTGTTCGAAGAGAAAGCCGGACACTGCTTCTGGATGAAGAATACCGACCTGCCCCTGTCGATCGCCTTCCTGGCCGATGACGGGTCCATCGTCAATATCGAAGACATGGCGCCCCAGACCGAGGACAACCACTGCCCGCGCGCGGCCGTACGCTACGCGCTGGAGATGAACAAGGGCTGGTTTGCGCAGAAGGGCCTGAAGGCCGGCGCGAAGATCGGCGGCTTGCCGCAGGCGCGCTAA
- a CDS encoding YajQ family cyclic di-GMP-binding protein: MPSFDVVCEANMIEVKNSVEQANKEITNRFDFKGSDSRVEHKENELTAFADDDFKLGQVKDVLISKMAKRNVDVRFLDYGKTERIGGDKVKQVITIKKGVTGDLSKKIVKMIKDSKIKVQASIQGDAVRVTGTKRDDLQSVIALLRKDVPEAPLDFNNFRD, encoded by the coding sequence ATGCCGTCGTTTGACGTAGTGTGCGAAGCGAACATGATCGAGGTGAAGAACTCGGTCGAGCAGGCCAACAAGGAAATCACGAACCGTTTTGACTTCAAGGGTTCGGATTCGCGGGTCGAGCACAAGGAGAACGAGCTCACCGCGTTCGCCGATGACGATTTCAAGCTCGGTCAGGTCAAGGACGTGCTGATCAGCAAGATGGCCAAGCGCAATGTCGACGTGCGCTTCCTCGACTACGGCAAGACCGAGCGCATTGGCGGCGACAAGGTCAAGCAGGTCATCACCATCAAGAAGGGCGTCACCGGCGACCTGTCGAAGAAGATCGTCAAGATGATCAAGGACAGCAAGATCAAGGTGCAGGCCAGCATCCAGGGCGACGCGGTGCGTGTCACGGGGACCAAGCGCGACGACCTCCAGAGCGTGATTGCGTTGCTGCGCAAGGACGTCCCCGAAGCGCCGCTGGACTTCAACAACTTCCGCGACTGA
- the murB gene encoding UDP-N-acetylmuramate dehydrogenase, whose product MADFLEFYPLRRHNTFGFDVRARFAVHVRSEADLLAALADPRAQGLPLVVLGGGSNVVLTRDLDALVLLMEIPGYAVASADAAHLVTAGAGENWHALVSRTIADGLPGLENLALIPGTAGAAPIQNIGAYGVELRERFDSLRAFDRHSGEFVHLTLEQCQFAYRDSLFKREGRDRYIITAVTLRLPLPWQPVLGYAELARELAQDSAAHSTADRIRDAVIAIRSRKLPDPAQVGNAGSFFKNPVVGAEQRDALLVRYPDLVSHAQPDGSYKLAAGWLIDQCGFKGVSDGPVGVYGKQALVLVHHGGGTGQALLALAHRIADAVQARFGVRIEPEPVVL is encoded by the coding sequence ATGGCAGATTTCCTCGAATTTTATCCCCTGCGCCGCCACAATACATTCGGATTCGACGTGCGCGCGCGCTTTGCGGTGCATGTGCGCAGCGAAGCCGACCTGCTGGCCGCCCTGGCCGATCCCCGCGCGCAAGGCTTGCCGCTGGTGGTGCTCGGCGGCGGCAGCAATGTGGTCCTTACGCGGGACCTCGACGCGCTGGTGCTGCTGATGGAGATTCCCGGCTACGCGGTGGCCTCGGCGGATGCCGCCCACCTGGTCACGGCCGGTGCCGGGGAGAACTGGCATGCGCTGGTCAGCCGCACGATCGCCGACGGCCTTCCGGGCCTGGAAAACCTGGCCCTGATCCCCGGCACCGCGGGCGCGGCGCCGATCCAGAACATCGGCGCCTACGGCGTGGAGCTGCGCGAGCGCTTCGACAGCCTGCGCGCGTTCGACCGCCATAGCGGCGAATTCGTCCACCTGACGCTGGAGCAGTGCCAATTCGCCTACCGGGACAGCCTGTTCAAGCGTGAGGGGCGGGACCGCTACATCATCACTGCCGTCACCCTGCGCCTGCCGCTGCCGTGGCAGCCAGTGCTGGGCTATGCGGAACTGGCGCGCGAGCTGGCGCAAGATTCCGCAGCGCATTCCACGGCGGACCGCATCCGCGACGCGGTGATCGCGATCCGCTCGCGCAAGCTACCCGATCCGGCCCAGGTCGGCAATGCCGGCAGCTTCTTCAAGAACCCGGTAGTGGGCGCCGAACAGCGCGACGCGCTGCTGGTCCGGTATCCCGACCTGGTCAGCCATGCACAGCCTGACGGCAGCTACAAGCTGGCGGCCGGCTGGCTGATCGACCAGTGTGGATTCAAGGGGGTCAGCGACGGCCCGGTGGGCGTCTATGGCAAGCAGGCGCTGGTGCTGGTGCACCACGGCGGCGGCACCGGGCAGGCGCTGCTGGCGCTGGCGCACCGCATTGCCGATGCGGTACAGGCCCGCTTCGGCGTGCGAATCGAACCCGAGCCGGTGGTGCTTTAA
- a CDS encoding pyrimidine/purine nucleoside phosphorylase encodes MSQFDNVSVVKKANLYFDGKCVSHTVLFPDGTRKTLGVIFPAALTFNTGAPEIMEINGGVCRVKLAGEDQWQTYGAGQQFNVPGDSSFDIEVTETLDYVCHFG; translated from the coding sequence GTGAGCCAGTTCGACAACGTATCCGTCGTCAAGAAAGCCAACCTGTACTTCGACGGCAAGTGCGTGAGCCACACCGTGCTGTTCCCGGACGGCACCCGCAAGACGCTGGGCGTGATCTTCCCCGCTGCGCTGACCTTCAACACCGGCGCCCCGGAGATCATGGAAATCAATGGCGGCGTGTGCCGCGTCAAGCTGGCTGGCGAAGACCAGTGGCAAACCTATGGCGCTGGCCAGCAGTTCAATGTGCCCGGCGACAGCAGCTTCGATATCGAAGTGACTGAAACGCTGGACTACGTCTGCCACTTCGGCTGA
- a CDS encoding argininosuccinate synthase yields MSDIKKVVLAYSGGLDTSVILKWLQDTYQCEVVTFTADIGQGEELEPARQKALKFGIKPENIFIDDLREEFVRDFVFPMFRANAVYEGEYLLGTSIARPLIAKRQIEILRSTGADAVSHGATGKGNDQVRFELGYYGLEPGVKVIAPWREWDLLSREKLLAYAEKAGIDIDMKHKKGGAPYSMDANLLHISFEGRHLEDPKAEAEEDMWRWTVSPENAPDAAEYLDVEFEGGDIVGLNGKRMTPAEVLTELNRLGGKHGIGRLDLVENRYVGMKSRGCYETPGGTIILKAHRAIESITLDREVAHLKDDLMPRYASLIYNGYWWSPERRALQVLIDHTQAKVNGWVRVKLYKGNVIVVARDSKDTLFDKTIATFDDDGGAYNQADAGGFIKLNALRMRIAENARRQRGE; encoded by the coding sequence ATGAGCGATATCAAGAAAGTCGTGCTCGCCTACTCCGGCGGGCTGGACACTTCGGTGATCCTGAAGTGGCTGCAAGACACCTATCAGTGCGAGGTGGTCACCTTTACCGCCGACATCGGCCAGGGCGAGGAACTCGAACCTGCACGCCAGAAGGCGCTCAAGTTCGGCATCAAGCCGGAAAACATCTTCATCGACGACCTGCGCGAAGAGTTCGTGCGCGATTTCGTCTTCCCGATGTTCCGCGCCAACGCCGTCTATGAAGGCGAGTACCTGCTCGGCACCTCGATCGCGCGTCCGCTGATCGCCAAGCGCCAGATCGAGATCCTGCGCAGCACCGGCGCCGACGCTGTGTCGCACGGCGCTACCGGCAAGGGCAACGACCAGGTTCGCTTCGAGCTGGGCTACTACGGCCTCGAGCCGGGCGTGAAGGTCATCGCCCCGTGGCGCGAGTGGGACCTGTTGTCGCGCGAGAAGCTGCTGGCCTACGCTGAAAAGGCCGGCATCGACATCGACATGAAGCACAAGAAGGGCGGCGCCCCGTACTCGATGGACGCCAACCTGCTGCACATCTCCTTCGAAGGCCGCCACCTGGAAGACCCCAAGGCCGAGGCCGAGGAAGACATGTGGCGCTGGACCGTGTCGCCGGAGAATGCACCGGACGCGGCCGAGTACCTGGACGTCGAGTTCGAGGGCGGCGACATCGTTGGCCTGAACGGCAAGCGCATGACCCCGGCTGAAGTGCTGACCGAGTTGAACCGCCTGGGCGGCAAGCACGGCATCGGCCGCCTTGACCTGGTGGAAAACCGCTACGTCGGCATGAAGAGCCGTGGCTGCTACGAAACCCCTGGCGGCACCATCATCCTGAAGGCCCACCGCGCTATCGAGTCGATCACGCTCGACCGCGAAGTGGCTCACCTGAAGGACGACCTGATGCCGCGCTACGCCAGCCTGATCTACAACGGCTACTGGTGGAGCCCGGAGCGCCGCGCACTGCAAGTGCTGATCGACCACACCCAGGCCAAGGTCAATGGCTGGGTCCGCGTCAAGCTGTACAAGGGCAATGTGATCGTGGTCGCCCGCGACTCCAAGGACACGCTGTTCGACAAGACCATCGCGACCTTCGACGATGACGGCGGCGCCTACAACCAGGCCGATGCCGGCGGCTTCATCAAGCTGAACGCGCTGCGCATGCGCATCGCCGAAAACGCTCGCCGCCAGCGCGGCGAGTAA